The Bacteroidales bacterium genome window below encodes:
- the nth gene encoding endonuclease III encodes MTKKERYRQFIEYFSVNQPDVKTELTYSDPYQLLVAVILSAQCTDKRVNMLTPSFFNKFPNPAFLASAQFEEVFNVIKSCSYPNNKTKHLIGMAQKLIEDFDGVVPSDIDNLQKLPGVGRKTANVIASVFFNQPAMAVDTHVFRVSKRIGLTTNPKNPLDTEKQLVKFIPKEYISRAHHWLILHGRYVCIARKPKCDVCKINYFCKYYQSNVLNTNPALNNS; translated from the coding sequence TTGACAAAAAAGGAAAGATATCGTCAATTTATCGAATACTTCTCAGTAAATCAGCCTGATGTCAAAACAGAATTGACTTACTCAGATCCCTACCAATTATTGGTGGCTGTGATTTTATCAGCACAATGCACTGATAAAAGGGTAAATATGCTGACTCCATCTTTTTTTAATAAATTTCCAAACCCGGCATTTCTGGCATCAGCTCAGTTTGAAGAGGTTTTTAATGTGATCAAGAGCTGTTCTTACCCCAACAACAAAACTAAACACCTGATTGGAATGGCGCAAAAGCTGATAGAGGATTTTGATGGTGTTGTCCCTTCGGACATAGACAATTTGCAAAAACTACCCGGTGTTGGAAGGAAAACTGCCAATGTCATAGCCTCCGTATTTTTTAATCAACCTGCCATGGCTGTTGATACTCATGTTTTCAGGGTTTCCAAAAGGATTGGGTTAACAACAAATCCAAAGAATCCGCTGGACACGGAAAAGCAACTGGTAAAATTCATTCCGAAGGAGTATATTTCACGTGCTCACCACTGGCTGATTTTGCATGGCAGATACGTTTGTATTGCACGAAAACCAAAATGCGATGTATGCAAAATCAACTATTTTTGCAAGTACTATCAATCGAATGTTTTGAACACAAATCCGGCTCTTAATAATTCTTAA
- the recA gene encoding recombinase RecA, with product MAKENQDAADKLKAEKLQALERTLGNIEKHYGKGTVMKLGDSPVENLPSISTGSIGLDAALGVGGLPKGRVIEIYGPESSGKTTLAIHAVAEAQKLGGIAAFIDAEHAFDRFYAQKLGVDIQNLLVSQPDNGEQALEITENLIRSGAIDVIVIDSVAALTPKSEIEGEMGDSKMGLQARLMSQALRKLTSTISKTGTVCIFINQLREKIGVMFGNPETTTGGNALKFYASVRLDIRRTGQIKDAESISGNRVKVKVVKNKVAPPFKSAEFDLIYGEGISKLGEIVDLGVDFDIIKKSGSWFSYGETKLGQGRDGVKKLLADNPELADELEMKIREYLKAKA from the coding sequence ATGGCAAAAGAAAATCAGGATGCGGCTGACAAGTTGAAAGCCGAAAAATTGCAAGCGTTAGAACGAACATTAGGTAATATCGAAAAGCATTACGGTAAAGGAACCGTAATGAAACTGGGCGACTCACCCGTGGAAAACCTACCTTCCATTTCCACCGGTTCCATTGGCCTTGATGCAGCTTTGGGAGTTGGCGGGCTGCCTAAAGGGAGGGTAATCGAAATTTATGGACCTGAATCATCGGGTAAAACTACACTGGCCATTCACGCTGTTGCTGAAGCACAAAAATTGGGTGGCATTGCAGCTTTTATTGATGCCGAGCACGCCTTCGACAGGTTCTATGCCCAGAAACTGGGTGTAGATATCCAGAATTTATTGGTTTCACAGCCTGACAACGGAGAGCAGGCACTTGAAATCACTGAAAACCTCATCCGCTCCGGCGCCATTGATGTGATCGTCATTGACTCCGTTGCAGCACTTACGCCAAAAAGTGAGATTGAAGGCGAAATGGGTGATTCAAAGATGGGTCTGCAGGCGAGACTGATGTCGCAGGCATTGCGTAAGTTAACCTCAACCATCAGTAAAACCGGAACTGTTTGCATTTTTATCAACCAATTACGTGAAAAAATTGGTGTTATGTTTGGAAACCCTGAAACTACAACAGGTGGAAATGCACTCAAGTTTTATGCATCAGTGAGACTTGATATTCGTCGAACGGGTCAGATCAAAGACGCTGAAAGTATCAGTGGCAACAGGGTGAAGGTCAAGGTGGTGAAAAACAAAGTTGCCCCACCTTTTAAAAGCGCTGAATTTGACCTGATCTATGGCGAAGGCATTTCTAAACTTGGTGAAATCGTTGATCTGGGTGTTGACTTTGACATCATCAAGAAAAGTGGATCCTGGTTTAGCTATGGCGAGACCAAGCTTGGACAAGGTCGGGACGGTGTAAAGAAATTGCTGGCCGACAATCCGGAACTGGCCGATGAACTTGAAATGAAAATCAGGGAGTATCTGAAGGCAAAGGCTTAA
- the bcp gene encoding thioredoxin-dependent thiol peroxidase: MTQLQIGHKAPDFNALDQDGRTISLKDFAGSKVILYFYPKADTPGCTAESCNLRDNYDELMGKGFKILGVSADPVQKQKKFAEKYNLPFPLIADTEKVVLKAYGAWGEKKMYGKAYEGIIRMTFVIDEKGMIERVIDNVKTKDHAAQVLEAMND; encoded by the coding sequence ATGACACAACTTCAGATTGGACACAAAGCTCCGGATTTCAATGCACTGGATCAGGATGGGAGAACCATTAGCCTTAAAGATTTTGCAGGTAGCAAAGTGATTTTATATTTTTACCCGAAAGCAGACACTCCTGGCTGTACTGCTGAATCGTGTAATCTCAGAGATAATTATGATGAACTAATGGGTAAAGGTTTTAAAATTCTTGGTGTTAGTGCAGATCCTGTGCAAAAACAAAAGAAATTTGCCGAAAAATATAATCTGCCTTTCCCTTTGATCGCCGATACTGAGAAGGTGGTTCTGAAGGCTTACGGGGCGTGGGGCGAGAAAAAAATGTACGGCAAAGCTTATGAAGGCATTATCAGAATGACATTTGTAATTGATGAAAAAGGAATGATTGAGCGGGTGATTGACAATGTTAAGACAAAAGACCATGCCGCTCAGGTTCTGGAAGCGATGAACGATTAA
- a CDS encoding sigma-70 family RNA polymerase sigma factor produces the protein MKAQIPTDKELISQYLEGNHFCLEKLIHRHQNRVFAYILMVVKDKQLADDIFQDTFIKVIKTIRSGAYKEEGKFIQWVMRIAHNLIIDYFRKSKRIPVIDNDNSEFDIFDTIRFTDPSIEDQIITDQIHDDVRSLIELLPEEQKEVLFMRHYAEMSFKDIAEQTDVSINTALGRMRYALINLRKLIKEKNVILTK, from the coding sequence ATGAAAGCCCAAATTCCCACAGACAAGGAGTTGATTAGTCAATATCTGGAAGGTAACCATTTCTGCCTCGAAAAGTTAATCCACCGTCATCAAAACCGTGTCTTTGCTTACATTTTAATGGTTGTTAAGGACAAACAACTGGCTGATGACATATTCCAGGATACATTTATTAAAGTAATTAAAACCATCAGGTCAGGTGCTTACAAAGAGGAAGGTAAATTCATTCAATGGGTGATGCGGATAGCGCACAACCTGATCATCGACTATTTCAGAAAATCAAAACGAATTCCTGTTATTGATAATGATAACAGTGAGTTCGACATATTTGACACCATTAGGTTCACTGATCCCTCCATCGAGGATCAGATCATTACCGACCAGATACACGACGACGTCAGAAGTCTAATCGAACTGCTTCCCGAAGAGCAGAAAGAAGTGCTCTTTATGCGACATTACGCTGAGATGAGTTTCAAGGACATCGCCGAACAAACCGACGTAAGCATTAATACCGCTCTTGGAAGGATGCGCTACGCGCTGATTAACCTGCGCAAGCTCATCAAAGAGAAAAATGTGATCCTAACAAAATAA
- a CDS encoding GNAT family N-acetyltransferase, whose product MPKTVTDQNHSAKGLIIITRLDEMIIGQWNRFVDDHPHGSVLQSPFSYQLFDLTSHFVPVFIGCFDENRRMVGVLLGVLIKERSSLKGLFSSRLVVYGGPLADGLHPEKRLIFSLLLENLIKKVKNSAIFIQFRASYDLSPYADIFQQFDFKWVPRLNLLVDTTNKQRFVQEISSTKRRQIRKSLENGAKIIEPANLEQVRAFYDILYDLYRHKVRKPLPDWSFFEAFFNLIADSKFGKYFLIEYDKRIIGGIMSPFMPGKSVFEWYVCGLDAEFRAKGIYPSVLATSAAIEFAGKMGCKLFDFMGVGKPDEPYGVRDFKMKFGGFQVNYGRYIRINSHLKYAIAEFGYNLLTWLKKV is encoded by the coding sequence TTGCCGAAAACTGTGACAGACCAAAACCATTCAGCTAAAGGGCTAATCATAATTACACGGCTTGATGAGATGATCATCGGCCAGTGGAATCGTTTTGTTGATGACCATCCACATGGCTCTGTCCTTCAATCCCCTTTTTCCTACCAGCTTTTTGATCTCACGAGTCATTTTGTGCCTGTTTTCATAGGTTGCTTTGATGAAAATAGGAGAATGGTGGGCGTACTTCTTGGCGTTTTAATTAAGGAACGAAGTTCGCTGAAAGGCCTGTTCTCGTCGCGATTAGTAGTTTATGGAGGGCCATTAGCCGACGGGCTGCATCCGGAAAAACGTCTTATCTTCTCTTTGCTTCTCGAGAATCTGATCAAAAAAGTTAAGAATAGCGCAATTTTTATTCAGTTTCGGGCTTCGTATGATTTATCACCTTATGCAGATATTTTTCAACAATTTGATTTTAAATGGGTACCACGCCTGAATCTTTTAGTTGATACAACCAACAAGCAGAGATTCGTCCAGGAGATTTCATCAACAAAACGGCGGCAAATAAGAAAATCGCTTGAAAATGGAGCAAAGATCATCGAGCCCGCAAATCTTGAACAGGTGAGAGCGTTTTATGACATTCTTTACGACCTTTACCGGCATAAGGTGCGCAAACCATTACCCGACTGGAGTTTTTTTGAAGCCTTTTTTAACCTGATAGCAGATTCCAAATTTGGTAAATACTTCTTGATTGAATACGATAAGAGGATAATCGGTGGAATTATGTCTCCTTTTATGCCCGGAAAATCGGTATTCGAGTGGTATGTTTGCGGACTGGATGCTGAATTCAGGGCAAAAGGTATTTACCCCTCTGTGCTGGCTACCTCTGCAGCCATCGAATTCGCTGGCAAAATGGGTTGTAAACTATTTGACTTTATGGGGGTTGGGAAACCTGATGAGCCTTATGGAGTCAGGGATTTTAAGATGAAGTTTGGCGGCTTTCAGGTAAATTATGGCCGTTACATCCGCATTAACAGCCATTTAAAGTATGCGATTGCTGAGTTTGGGTACAATTTGTTAACATGGTTGAAAAAAGTATAA
- a CDS encoding C10 family peptidase — translation MKKLILSFFSGLLTLMLIAQSNSKVDPLEAQLVAVNFINERFWDHQVITSAQFKVIEIVPNYEQEMLLYYAINFENGFVLVAGTRNAWPVLAYSPQGKFSQPDEEKNVGAWLRQYQDQIIFSLNNPAEVIPEIDHAWEKYLSPEFSIKNMHALKSVEPLLTSKWNQGKFYNELCPVDPGGPGGRCYAGCVATAMGQVMFYFRHPQTGMGSYSYYLPEYDTISANFENTTYRWQEMVNQLSGSNLAVAELLFHLGVSVDMVYGPDGSGMYNHKAAYSLRTYFKYAPETQYVYRDSTNMDWDSLLISHLDRNIPMYYAGWSEPNLYGHAFVVDGYQDGGYYHFNWGWGGSYDGYFYTNELTPGGSNFNLAQELIIHCVPDTINHVYPDYCEGFTELTNHEGTFGDGSGPIYYYAANSQCSYLINPQNEMDSITCITLSFQRFHLEEDDYLSIFDGQDDNAPLIGTFSGETIPDAVTSSGNQLFLLFLSNPRGSANGFFASYQTQKPVWCSGMTTLTASEGWISDGSGSFYYNNGNTCMWYINPEGASEVTLNLTMIDTEPLNDVIKVYDPTNNQLLAQFSGYFEPGNLPEPVTAYNGKMFITFTTNSYVRGNGWEAYYTTDLTFVDEKQTADGLFLFPNPASEHVIIKWKTDKDNPQYLVILNHFGVEVRKIPLNTDQDMFELNTSTLTPGLYFIKIEYSKDQIISKLTII, via the coding sequence ATGAAAAAACTTATTCTATCATTTTTCTCAGGTTTGCTGACCTTGATGTTGATTGCACAATCCAATTCTAAAGTCGATCCTTTAGAAGCACAGCTTGTTGCTGTCAATTTTATTAATGAACGATTTTGGGATCATCAGGTAATTACCAGTGCTCAATTTAAAGTTATTGAGATAGTTCCAAATTACGAACAAGAGATGCTACTTTATTATGCAATAAATTTTGAGAATGGGTTTGTTTTGGTAGCAGGAACAAGGAATGCTTGGCCTGTTTTAGCTTATTCTCCACAGGGCAAATTCAGTCAGCCTGATGAGGAGAAAAATGTCGGAGCTTGGCTTAGACAATACCAGGATCAGATCATTTTCTCACTGAACAATCCTGCAGAAGTAATACCAGAAATTGATCATGCATGGGAAAAGTATTTGTCTCCGGAATTCTCCATCAAAAACATGCATGCATTGAAATCTGTGGAACCCCTGCTCACTTCAAAATGGAACCAGGGAAAGTTTTATAACGAGCTTTGTCCTGTCGACCCCGGTGGACCGGGAGGTCGTTGCTACGCAGGATGTGTGGCCACAGCAATGGGACAAGTGATGTTCTACTTCAGGCATCCTCAAACCGGGATGGGTTCCTATTCCTATTACCTTCCGGAGTATGATACCATTTCTGCAAATTTTGAGAACACAACCTACCGTTGGCAGGAAATGGTGAACCAACTATCGGGAAGTAATCTCGCAGTGGCTGAGTTGCTGTTTCATCTGGGTGTTTCGGTGGACATGGTGTATGGACCTGACGGCTCTGGAATGTATAACCACAAAGCCGCCTACTCGCTGCGCACCTATTTCAAATACGCACCTGAAACGCAGTATGTCTATCGAGACAGCACCAATATGGACTGGGATAGTCTTTTGATCTCGCACCTCGACCGGAACATACCGATGTATTATGCAGGCTGGTCAGAGCCAAACCTCTATGGACACGCTTTTGTAGTAGATGGCTACCAGGACGGGGGTTATTATCATTTCAACTGGGGATGGGGCGGTAGCTATGACGGTTATTTTTACACCAATGAACTCACACCCGGCGGCTCAAATTTCAACCTCGCACAGGAATTGATCATCCATTGTGTCCCTGATACGATTAACCATGTCTATCCCGATTATTGCGAGGGATTCACCGAACTTACAAACCATGAAGGTACTTTCGGTGATGGAAGCGGTCCGATTTATTATTATGCAGCGAATAGCCAGTGCTCATACCTGATCAATCCGCAAAATGAAATGGATTCGATTACCTGCATTACGCTTTCATTCCAGCGATTTCATCTTGAAGAAGACGATTACCTCAGCATTTTTGATGGGCAGGATGACAACGCCCCTCTGATCGGAACGTTTTCAGGTGAAACGATCCCTGACGCTGTCACATCTTCTGGAAATCAATTGTTTCTTCTCTTTTTATCAAATCCCCGCGGTTCGGCCAATGGATTTTTTGCCAGCTATCAGACACAAAAGCCGGTATGGTGTAGCGGCATGACAACATTGACAGCCTCGGAAGGATGGATTTCGGATGGAAGCGGTTCGTTCTATTACAACAACGGCAATACTTGTATGTGGTATATCAACCCGGAAGGTGCATCGGAGGTAACCCTGAATCTTACAATGATTGATACTGAACCGCTTAATGATGTTATCAAAGTCTATGACCCAACCAACAACCAGTTACTGGCGCAATTTTCAGGCTATTTTGAGCCGGGAAATTTACCGGAACCAGTCACGGCATATAACGGAAAGATGTTCATCACTTTTACTACCAACAGTTACGTCAGAGGTAACGGTTGGGAAGCGTATTACACTACTGACCTAACCTTTGTTGACGAAAAACAAACGGCTGATGGCCTTTTTTTGTTCCCTAATCCTGCATCAGAACATGTTATTATCAAATGGAAAACGGATAAAGATAATCCTCAATACCTGGTAATTCTGAACCATTTTGGGGTGGAAGTTAGAAAAATCCCATTAAATACTGACCAGGATATGTTCGAATTGAATACATCAACACTTACACCGGGGTTGTATTTCATTAAGATTGAATACTCAAAAGACCAAATAATCAGTAAGTTGACAATTATTTAA
- a CDS encoding sugar transferase — MNKRLLFVIVDIFILAFSFLFFAWLKPGTKAVVLPQYIKPFVFFLLVWVIASLTTKKYLPYKFKVKKEILTIILQANFSSLAVVTILIYTFKLFSVSRFMLFGTIALATVLEVFFAWLYNIVVTSPALDVENRVTTTKAFQGVDQDSTTISAEKQKKFVKEKKALPPELLHVIGSEFGDEVKDLISKYAGHITGNVQVVSTTTRFNIASLVKDKYNCLINLHRINDIRWLNKFFETVNAKLNHNGVFIGKAETYSLRKHKILRKYPIPFNYLIYAFDFLFRRVFPKLPVLKRIYFWVTAGQNRVISRAETLGRLYSCGFEILEEKYIGDEFYFVVVKTGEPTYPEAPSYGPIVRLKRIGKDGKFFYVYKMRTMHPFSEYLQEYVYSQNNLELGGKFKNDFRVNTLGKIMRKFWIDELPMLINVVRGDMKIVGVRPLSSHYFELYSDELKQKRIKCKPGLVPPFYADMPETLDEIMDSEMKYLEAYEKSPFLTDFRYFFLAWKNILFKKARSK; from the coding sequence ATGAATAAAAGGTTACTTTTTGTAATAGTTGACATCTTCATTTTAGCTTTTTCTTTTTTGTTTTTTGCCTGGTTAAAACCGGGCACAAAGGCTGTTGTCCTTCCCCAATACATCAAACCATTCGTATTTTTTTTGCTGGTCTGGGTCATTGCTTCATTAACCACCAAAAAGTACCTTCCATATAAATTCAAGGTTAAAAAGGAGATCCTTACCATAATTCTTCAGGCCAATTTCTCAAGTCTCGCAGTAGTCACCATATTGATCTATACTTTTAAGCTGTTCTCCGTATCGCGGTTCATGTTATTTGGCACTATTGCACTCGCCACAGTGTTGGAAGTATTTTTTGCCTGGCTATACAATATTGTCGTCACCTCCCCGGCACTCGATGTCGAAAATCGCGTAACAACAACAAAGGCATTTCAGGGGGTTGATCAGGATTCAACAACTATTTCAGCAGAGAAGCAGAAGAAATTCGTCAAAGAAAAAAAAGCGCTTCCGCCTGAATTGCTCCATGTGATTGGAAGTGAGTTTGGGGATGAGGTAAAGGACCTGATTTCAAAATATGCCGGACATATAACAGGAAATGTTCAGGTTGTTTCAACCACAACAAGGTTTAACATTGCTTCACTGGTTAAAGATAAATACAACTGCCTGATCAACCTGCACAGGATCAATGACATCCGATGGCTTAATAAATTTTTTGAGACTGTAAATGCAAAGCTCAATCATAACGGGGTTTTTATTGGTAAAGCAGAGACCTACAGCCTCAGGAAGCATAAGATATTACGTAAGTACCCAATTCCATTCAATTATTTGATTTACGCTTTTGATTTTCTATTCAGGCGGGTATTTCCGAAACTACCGGTTTTGAAGCGGATTTATTTTTGGGTAACCGCCGGCCAGAACAGGGTTATATCGAGGGCTGAAACACTTGGCCGGCTCTACTCCTGCGGTTTTGAAATACTAGAGGAGAAATACATCGGCGATGAATTTTATTTTGTCGTGGTAAAAACAGGCGAACCGACGTATCCCGAAGCCCCTTCCTACGGTCCGATAGTCAGGTTGAAAAGAATAGGCAAGGACGGGAAATTTTTTTACGTTTACAAAATGCGAACTATGCACCCCTTTTCAGAATACCTGCAAGAGTATGTTTATAGCCAGAATAACCTGGAATTAGGAGGTAAATTCAAAAATGATTTCAGGGTGAATACATTAGGTAAAATCATGCGAAAGTTCTGGATTGACGAATTACCAATGCTTATCAACGTGGTGAGAGGAGATATGAAGATTGTTGGCGTTCGGCCATTGAGCAGTCATTATTTTGAACTTTACAGCGATGAACTCAAACAGAAACGAATTAAATGCAAGCCCGGACTTGTTCCTCCATTTTACGCTGATATGCCCGAAACACTTGATGAGATCATGGATTCGGAGATGAAATACCTTGAGGCTTATGAAAAAAGCCCATTCCTGACTGATTTCAGATATTTCTTTCTTGCCTGGAAAAACATCCTTTTCAAAAAAGCCCGTAGCAAATGA
- a CDS encoding YjbH domain-containing protein translates to MLFVVLIPFGKGFTQALTGTTGYFDIPSGEIHKDRTMFIGSNLLSKEYKKWGSPDHDAMSFFVTTSFLPFAEISIRFTRVIGLDDYSSTVGDRMASARFQVLNENKYLPSVVVGLQNFFTTLSSGGASHFNSTYLVVTKNFKLPKVIDNIGLTAGYGSELMTAADYQFIGFFGGIKITPQNMEFLEVMVEYDGDKWNAGARLVILKHIVLLGGLEGMDAFSGGVSYRFRLP, encoded by the coding sequence GTGTTATTTGTAGTTCTGATTCCTTTCGGGAAAGGTTTTACACAGGCGCTGACCGGAACAACCGGATATTTCGACATACCTTCAGGAGAAATACATAAAGATCGGACGATGTTCATCGGTTCAAACCTGCTAAGTAAGGAATACAAAAAATGGGGCAGCCCCGATCATGACGCAATGAGTTTTTTCGTGACCACCAGTTTCCTTCCTTTTGCCGAAATCTCCATCAGGTTCACACGGGTAATCGGCCTTGATGATTACAGTTCAACAGTTGGTGACAGAATGGCCTCGGCCAGGTTTCAGGTATTGAATGAAAATAAATATCTCCCTTCAGTGGTGGTTGGTCTGCAAAATTTTTTTACTACGCTGAGCAGTGGTGGAGCATCCCATTTTAACTCCACCTATTTAGTGGTCACTAAGAACTTCAAGTTGCCGAAAGTAATTGATAATATCGGCCTTACAGCCGGCTATGGTTCCGAATTAATGACCGCTGCCGACTACCAGTTTATCGGATTTTTTGGAGGTATCAAAATTACTCCCCAAAACATGGAGTTTCTTGAAGTGATGGTTGAATACGACGGTGACAAATGGAACGCAGGAGCTCGTTTGGTTATCCTGAAGCACATTGTCCTGCTTGGCGGCCTGGAAGGGATGGATGCATTCTCCGGGGGAGTGAGTTACAGGTTCAGACTTCCATAA